The genomic segment ACGTGCTGATGGTTCTATACCGTGGCGGGGCTGCACAACGGCATCTGTTTTAATACCCAACTCCTGAAACAGATAGGCATAGCCATCATGAACAGAGGCAATAGTAAGGGTTTCAGCCTTATTTTTGTCGAGTTTCTGTAGGGCATTCCGCAACATTTTCCGAAGAGTCACGGCGTAATTTCGAGCATTCTCCTTATAGAGATCAGCATGCTCAGGAACAAGCTTGCCCAGTTCTGAGGCTATAGTGTTAATCTGCTGAATCGCTCCCAGAATTGCAACATACGTATGGCTGTTATAACTGACACTTTCAGGCTTAGATTGCTGAGAATCATAGCTCTTATGATGACTAGCGATTAACGGTATTCCCGTATTCGGATGAATACGTTTGATATCGGCCTTACCAGCCGCCTGCAGCATCTCTTCAATGTAATCGTCATGCCCCAGAGTGTTCACCACAATCACGTCAAGCTTGCTCAGGCTTTCAATATCCTGTGGACGCATCTGATAGGAGTGTGGATCCACATTGTCAGGAATAACAGTTTGCAGATTCACGGTATCGCCTGCTATATTTGCAACCCAGGAGTAATAGGGGTGAAGGGTCACACCAACGTTAAGGGGTTCGGCAGCCAATGAAGCTGAACAGGTAAGCAATAAAACAGCAGTTGCAATACCAAACAGATTTCTAAGAGTATCTTTCATCGTTGAACTCCTTACTTCAATTATTTTTCTATCAAAACGGGAGATGACGGAGAAACTATCCAAAACCAGCCTTGTTCTGCTAAGCGCATTCCAGGGTAGCGCTGACCGCTTTCAGGATGTATCCATATCTGAACCGCCGCTTGCTGGTCTGGGTCATAATCCTTGCCAGGATGCGGATGTGGATGGAAATCTGCATGTAAATTTATAACCCTCAGAATTGCACTAGGTAGCGATGACTCTTTTGACGCAGATGTACCCCAATAATCGACCCAAGGGCCCCTGTCATACTTGACCCAGCTATAGGATCTCAAATCTCCAGGCATAAAATCTAATGCAAACGGCGGGATTGCCTCACTATTGAGCAGTTCAACATCAGGCCAACTGCCGCTATCTTGCCAAGGCATAATAATCTCGTTCTGCGAGGACAAAAAAGCCTGATAAATAGGCCGCTCAAGGTCGGTAAGCGTTGTATCGAGCCGTTGATACGGCTGGAGGGACAGGTTCTGCTTGGCCTCCGGCAAAAAGGCGACTCTGGCAAATGCCAAAAGCAACAGGAAGGCCACAACCACTAATACCCAGGCTGACTCTTTCCATGAATTAGCTGGTTCAACAATGAATTCGCGGCATCTTTCTGATTCAAGTTGCGACACAACACTCCTCAACAGTTATTGTATGTTCCGTTCCTGGCCCGATAAACAGAACCGATAATCACTCTTTGGTTTGTTCCCGATAGGGGTTCTGCCCAACATAATACATATATTTCAGATGATTCAGCAATAGGATGAACGCCTCATACTACTGGGCAATTGTCCCAGACCGTTTGGGAGACGCAGAATTCCTACGAGAATCACTGTTAAAAACAGCTAACATCCGGAATGCAAACAGAAAACAGATATCTACGAGATGGTATCCAGCAACCCCAAGTTTGCCGCATACCGTACAAGATCAACTGTAGAGTGAAGCTGAAGCTTACTCATGAGGTTGGCACGATGATTAGTCACAGTTTTGGGACTTATAAAAAGCCTTTCTGCAATATTTTTTGTAGTGATGCCTTGGGCCAAAAGACGTAGAATTTCTTGCTCTCGGGAAGTCAGATCCCCATAACTTTCATTGGCGATAGTGTCTAATCCACAATCAAGGAGTTTAGTCGCAACCTCCTGCGACAAGGCTGAGTCGAGATAGAACTCACCCTTAACAGCACATTCAAAGGCATTAACCAGGCATCGTGAAACTGATTCCTTAACAAGATAGCTAACAGCGCCGGCCCGAAGCGCTCCTAGAATATAGTCAATTTTTGAGTGCATACTGACGATGACAATCTGGTTTTGGGGCCTTATTACTTTAAGTATCCTGGTCAGCTGAATCCCGCTTTTATCCGGAAGAGAAAGGTCAACCACGGTCAGATCCGGCTTTAACTCTCGAACAGCTTCTTCTCCCTTTCTGGCGTCTGCCGCCTCACCGACTACGGCAAAATCGGACATCCTGCCGACAATCAGCTTAAGACTCTCGCGAAAGGTATCATGGTCATCAATGATTACTACTTTTTTAGTGGTCGGCATTTGTTGAACTCCAGGGAATTTCGATACGTATCTTCGTTCCTTTGTTGAGTCTGGATTGGATATGAAAAACACCATCATACATTCGGACACGTTCCTGCATTCCCAGCAAACCTAGGCGTTTGTTATGCTGTGCCTTAAGATAGCCTTCCTCAACATCAAAGCCTTTTCCATCGTCAT from the Desulfobulbaceae bacterium genome contains:
- a CDS encoding zinc ABC transporter substrate-binding protein, translating into MKDTLRNLFGIATAVLLLTCSASLAAEPLNVGVTLHPYYSWVANIAGDTVNLQTVIPDNVDPHSYQMRPQDIESLSKLDVIVVNTLGHDDYIEEMLQAAGKADIKRIHPNTGIPLIASHHKSYDSQQSKPESVSYNSHTYVAILGAIQQINTIASELGKLVPEHADLYKENARNYAVTLRKMLRNALQKLDKNKAETLTIASVHDGYAYLFQELGIKTDAVVQPRHGIEPSARQLADTINRIKKAKVNVLFTEVSYQKKYVDTIFAETGCRMYSLSHISNGTYSPEKFVVDMQNNLDTIVNALGSEAAL
- a CDS encoding response regulator transcription factor; translation: MPTTKKVVIIDDHDTFRESLKLIVGRMSDFAVVGEAADARKGEEAVRELKPDLTVVDLSLPDKSGIQLTRILKVIRPQNQIVIVSMHSKIDYILGALRAGAVSYLVKESVSRCLVNAFECAVKGEFYLDSALSQEVATKLLDCGLDTIANESYGDLTSREQEILRLLAQGITTKNIAERLFISPKTVTNHRANLMSKLQLHSTVDLVRYAANLGLLDTIS